The Desulfoscipio gibsoniae DSM 7213 genome contains a region encoding:
- the leuB gene encoding 3-isopropylmalate dehydrogenase, translated as MYTITLLPGDGIGPEVVAGAVQVLQAVQERTGAQFVTREAPFGGCAYDKTGTPLPEETLKLCLAGDAVLLGAVGGPKWDSLPVHQRPEVGALLPLRKHLGVFANLRPSVIFPALADASTLKREVVDGLDLMVVRELTGGIYFGSKHRETLPDGGVKVVETLEYTTGEIERVARVAFDLARKRSGKLTSVDKANVLESSRLWREVVSGVAGEYPDVELSHMLVDNCAMQLVRYPKQFDVLLTENMFGDILSDQASQLTGSIGMLPSAGLGSKVGLYEPIHGSAPDIAGQNLANPIATILSVAMMLRYSFDLPEAAELVEKAVAGVLDEGYRTADIMQPGMRQVGTVEMAKQIGVRLKLS; from the coding sequence TTGTATACCATAACGCTATTGCCCGGCGACGGTATCGGACCCGAGGTGGTTGCCGGTGCCGTGCAGGTGCTGCAGGCGGTACAGGAACGTACCGGTGCTCAGTTTGTTACCCGTGAGGCGCCCTTTGGGGGCTGTGCTTACGATAAAACAGGTACCCCGCTGCCGGAGGAAACACTTAAGCTTTGCCTGGCCGGGGACGCCGTGCTGCTGGGGGCGGTGGGCGGTCCCAAGTGGGATTCCCTGCCCGTGCACCAGCGTCCCGAGGTGGGGGCGCTGCTGCCCCTGCGCAAGCACCTGGGGGTATTCGCCAACCTGCGCCCATCTGTGATTTTCCCGGCCCTGGCCGACGCCAGCACCCTGAAACGGGAAGTGGTGGACGGTCTGGACCTGATGGTGGTGCGGGAACTCACCGGCGGTATCTACTTCGGTTCCAAACACCGGGAAACGCTGCCGGATGGCGGCGTCAAGGTGGTGGAGACGCTGGAGTACACCACCGGAGAAATCGAGCGGGTGGCCCGGGTGGCCTTCGACCTGGCCCGCAAAAGGAGCGGCAAACTAACTTCGGTGGATAAAGCCAATGTGTTGGAAAGCTCGCGCCTGTGGCGGGAGGTGGTGTCCGGTGTGGCCGGGGAATACCCCGACGTGGAACTGAGCCACATGCTGGTGGACAACTGCGCCATGCAGCTGGTGCGCTACCCCAAGCAATTTGACGTGCTGCTTACCGAGAATATGTTTGGCGACATACTCAGCGACCAGGCCTCGCAATTAACGGGCTCCATCGGTATGCTGCCCTCGGCCGGCCTGGGGAGTAAAGTGGGGCTATACGAGCCCATCCACGGCTCCGCCCCGGACATAGCGGGACAGAACCTGGCCAACCCCATCGCCACCATTCTTTCTGTAGCCATGATGCTGCGCTACTCCTTCGATCTGCCTGAAGCCGCAGAATTGGTGGAAAAAGCCGTGGCCGGCGTGCTGGACGAAGGCTACCGCACCGCCGACATCATGCAGCCAGGGATGCGCCAGGTAGGTACCGTAGAGATGGCCAAGCAAATAGGGGTCAGGCTTAAACTTTCTTAA